In a single window of the Mauremys reevesii isolate NIE-2019 linkage group 3, ASM1616193v1, whole genome shotgun sequence genome:
- the TDRD15 gene encoding tudor domain-containing protein 15 isoform X2, translating to MDSLSPPPKFLDMDLKVTHVECHPKEVLVTFQGKYNTEYDFDYHILQKEIQHVSKVKDGIGIGEFCLVEDINREWHRGRVLEKRGEICEVFLIDIGKVLIVNEINVSSACGEWFQLPPKVVCGVFANILPVGEKWGPKALNYFSSLIGLQIKGHVQAILPYQLFLLEVPKVTSDVLELQLGKLVDGYSFRLIVEMLKELPQELLCKHMPDLLQQKYTRPESSSFSNAENLPVFQPILDRFLPSLSVGSVEKVKITLAISPSKFYCQMLKWQKGLEDLTTTMTLHYEAVSRENVPSCDSFGALCAAKRQKGQWHRGVIQQLLSDDQVKVWFMDFGNSEVVPSNHVLKLQPEFTSLPMISFQCALSCFSDQSEAVKRNSQLKEFKQALLGQTAVYASIDLFNANECLYYVTLYSQESEVNAKYPQQVNEVIQACSLVSSTDVTNILGDIKAYEEICVSVESLIGNTEQMGNCLIEKDPSLSIYCKTVEMKIDSVHVAFVEYVLNPSNFWIQTNNYNNEFQTLMKNIADVYNSYGVYDKIVENPKPGLLCCARYSKDMEYYRGLITEVEGVNINVYFLDFGNTDTVPVHDVKTLLPEFCKLPALAMHCALAHAFPIEDVWVKKETDFFKKVVFDKQLLLYVIAKQNGKYIVNAQFMDGLEQIDVVTHMVQAGYAEYWEVQPDSLLNFVKNSKGLNSKNNNKKYINTQGTYVIPKSKVSATRSIYHNKQLLNTFSVARESLESFPNWESTLSRKHYIISGRSDHMSSYKELMFKPGAVLDVICSHIISPSHFFCQLQSKLSELMNLMEQIQSYYEVHSNPYKTGQIACVAKHSKDGKWYRAAFLKQVSRNEVDVIFVDYGNQERVLLKDIQAILPDFLTLESQAFTCSLKNINELSLFYPFIWTKEACKDFGDFISASSGLLTCIIYALILIRPNCLCNLVDLQTPFIGAQQFLMEHGHGQSQFFGFTKALKQSVFLYSFCYSSFNIKIGSEEEVYITHIYSPAKFYCQLNRNTEIIDKLMKKIAEISNLPNSSEYDPRKIRLCIAQYFEDGPFYRALASSMGSSSYVLAYFVDFGNKQMVVRDKLMPIPDHATDLLLTPMQAIKCYLSDLREREIPVEVNKWFEENFMGKPLKAVVVSRESDGQIGVKLYDGHIQINQKILQLLSENGKKYTEELEHVKSCTEQSAENSREVHKVKPDEGNKTKDKNTERIALKTEIKPEVRDVSFQTGVQEASEDKEQTVLVPQKLCSMPFMLPTFHGNKEPVCKNVMNISLEHKEKNADGIFTPESLLCPVFNLQEIPVNIMTEFCTNKLNYTGQQEGRVSRPKYISLPPRNIELNSQLAGYISNINSPSSFYIQLAEDENVIIQLAEELNEGKINVDHENYLNELVAGDLVLAEYVIDCFLYRAVIKTVRSGKSYEVEFIDYGNTAVVSPSKIYKIQGKFLTLPRFSIHCFLSRVKSTHPDRSWSSNDMFYFSRKVNDKQITCVFLQKHEQQWEVDIICDGKSVVNELMQRHDSSGLQNTPMLNMETNTEQDIPVTNADPEDEELRKNSRVHNKYEAVETRNNSEILSKIPNQELNPGQLEMAEIIHISKCRNFHVKLMRNRQTFSDLNVMVAKEAKRNRLIAVENIQEGLECLTKSKNTLKWYRSKVMKLISEEKMLVFFMDRGRCEMVSLRNTKMLSNEIKCIPKQAILCKWIWIKNSGKMSCDYVINKIAYREIKLLFLRYLESSCIWEVDILVDGILLLEYLNQISGQGKINKPNCTESANNVASKTSVLSFRINSITWALLQSGNQYLGFATTVTDPSNFSIQLEDLFDTMKTLFMLLSDLPGNLPTLPQDLVTPGASCLIKFGLEAQWNRVEVSEISTQSVVLMFIDYGFPAYIPYSDIDKLKVVPEELICLPRLSYSCFLSGVIPAKGEHWSDEAKLVFQEFLCKQGLIFQFKQYGSGMKLEVDVLCEQSNLADTLVAAGHAIYCKSTCCLLGHDNTKPIEPCSQLQSEAQQSLFLQISEAKHSCTERSFLVRKKENAQQQTPDLQHRNAHGTVSRSNSTTKAHSRKRPWKKPSSYSYGKNTANDELKCDKNLFMQFSDDKKCNTISTESLTENLPPEAMNETCDSADMNTRMREMKISKEVASKEYMNNTEGLDNVLPPGENKGYESFSLHQLEFNFSCCHW from the exons ATGGATTCTTTGTCTCCACCACCAAAATTTTTAGACATGGATCTGAAGGTAACTCACGTAGAGTGCCATCCAAAGGAAGTACTTGTGACATTTCAGGGGAAATATAATACAGAATACGACTTTGATTACCACATATTGCAAAAGGAAATACAGCATGTATCCAAAGTAAAGGACGGTATTGGCATTGGCGAGTTTTGTTTGGTGGAGGACATAAATAGAGAATGGCATAGAGGAAGAGTGCTGGAAAAGAGAGGGGAAATCTGTGAAGTGTTTCTCATAGACATTGGGAAAGTGCTAATAGTTAATGAAATAAATGTTTCTTCTGCATGTGGTGAATGGTTCCAGCTGCCTCCAAAGGTGGTGTGTGGTGTTTTTGCAAACATACTTCCAGTTGGGGAAAAATGGGGTCCAAAAGCtctaaattatttttcttctctaATAGGATTACAGATTAAAGGTCACGTGCAAGCCATTTTACCATACCAATTGTTTCTCCTGGAAGTACCGAAAGTCACTAGCGATGTTCTTGAACTGCAATTAGGAAAACTTGTTGATGGATATTCGTTTCGTCTTATTGTAGAAATGTTAAAGGAATTACCCCAAGAGCTTCTTTGCAAACACATGCCAGATTTGCTGCAACAGAAGTACACAAGGCCAGAGTCATCCTCTTTCAGCAATGCTGAAAATCTACCAGTATTTCAGCCAATTCTGGATAGATTCCTGCCTTCTTTATCTGTTGGCAGTGTAGAGAAGGTAAAAATAACTCTTGCAATCAGTCCAAGCAAATTTTATTGTCAGATGCTAAAATGGCAGAAAGGGCTAGAAGACTTGACCACAACAATGACTTTGCATTATGAAGCTGTCAGTAGGGAAAATGTTCCATCTTGTGATAGTTTTGGAGCTCTCTGTGCTGCAAAAAGACAAAAAGGACAGTGGCACCGGGGAGTGATAcagcagctcctctctgatgACCAAGTAAAGGTCTGGTTCATGGATTTTGGCAACAGTGAAGTTGTGCCTTCCAATCACGTTCTGAAACTTCAACCAGAATTCACTTCCTTACCAATGATTTCATTTCAGTGTGCACTGTCATGTTTCAGTGATCAGAGTGAAGCTGTAAAAAGAAATTCTCAACTAAAAGAATTTAAACAGGCCTTGTTAGGACAGACTGCTGTGTATGCCAGCATTGATTTGTTCAATGCCAATGAATGTTTGTATTATGTTACATTATATAGTCAAGAATCTGAAGTTAATGCTAAATATCCACAACAGGTGAATGAGGTAATTCAAGCATGTTCCCTAGTTTCTAGTACAGATGTCACTAATATACTTGGAGATATCAAAGCTTATGAAGAGATCTGTGTTTCAGTTGAGAGTTTGATTGGAAACACAGAACAAATGGGAAACTGCTTAATTGAAAAGGACCCTTCTTTATCAATCTATTGCAAAACAGTAGAAATGAAAATAGATTCCGTTCATGTTGCTTTTGTCGAATATGTGTTGAATCCATCAAACTTCTGGATTCAAACTAATAACTACAACAATGAGTTTCAAACCTTGATGAAAAATATTGCAGATGTGTATAATAGCTATGGAGTTTATGATAAGATTGTTGAAAACCCAAAGCCTGGGTTACTCTGCTGTGCCCGGTATAGCAAAGACATGGAGTACTATCGAGGACTTATCACTGAAGTGGAAGGTGTAAacattaatgtttattttttggATTTTGGAAATACAGATACTGTACCCGTTCATGATGTGAAAACTTTGCTTCCAGAGTTTTGTAAATTACCAGCACTTGCCATGCATTGTGCACTTGCTCATGCATTTCCCATTGAGGATGTATGGGTTAAAAAAGaaacagatttctttaaaaaggtTGTATTTGACAAACAGCTCTTGCTTTATGTCATTGCAAAGCAAAATGGCAAGTACATTGTTAATGCACAATTTATGGATGGCTTGGAACAAATAGATGTTGTCACGCATATGGTTCAGGCTGGATATGCTGAGTACTGGGAAGTGCAACCGGATTCTCttttgaactttgtgaaaaattCTAAAGGCCTAAATtcaaaaaacaataacaaaaaatatataaatacacaaGGTACATACGTTATACCTAAAAGTAAAGTATCAGCAACTAGAAGTATCTATCACAACAAACAGTTATTAAACACTTTTTCTGTGGCAAGAGAATCTCTTGAATCTTTTCCAAATTGGGAAAGTACTCTTTCCAGAAAGCATTATATAATATCTGGGAGAAGTGACCATATGAGCTCTTATAAAGAGTTAATGTTCAAACCAGGAGCAGTTCTTGATGTCATATGTTCTCATATTATTTCTCCATCCCATTTTTTTTGTCAGTTGCAAAGCAAATTATCAGAACTAATGAATTTAATGGAGCAAATTCAGAGTTATTATGAAGTGCATAgcaatccctataaaactggccAGATTGCCTGTGTTGCAAAACACTCCAAGGATGGAAAGTGGTACAGAGCAGCTTTTCTGAAACAAGTATCCAGAAATGAAGTTGATGTGATATTTGTAGACTATGGTAATCAGGAAAGAGTTTTACTTAAGGATATTCAAGCTATTCTTCCAGATTTTTTAACTTTGGAAAGTCAAGCTTTTACATGTAGTCTTAAGAACATAAATGAACTCTCACTATTTTATCCATTCATTTGGACTAAAGAGGCATGTAAGGATTTTGGAGACTTCATTTCTGCTTCCAGTGGGCTATTGACTTGCATCATTTATGCTCTAATTCTTATAAGGCCTAACTGCTTGTGTAATTTAGTTGATTTACAGACTCCATTTATTGGTGCACAGCAGTTTCTCATGGAGCATGGCCAtggccagtcccaattttttgGATTCACAAAAGCacttaaacaatcagtttttcTGTATAGTTTTTGCTACTCATCTTTTAATATAAAAATTGGAAGTGAAGAGGAAGTATATATAACGCATATATACAGCCCTGCAAAATTTTATTGCCAGCTTAATCGTAACACTGAAATTATAGACAAATTGATGAAGAAGATTGCAGAGATTAGTAACCTACCAAACAGTTCAGAATATGACCCGAGAAAAATACGATTATGCATAGCGCAATATTTTGAAGATGGTCCTTTTTACAGAGCTTTGGCATCTTCCATGGGATCATCATCCTATGTACTGGCCTATTTTGTGGACTTTGGGAATAAACAGATGGTAGTGAGAGACAAACTGATGCCTATTCCAGATCATGCCACAGATTTACTATTGACACCCATGCAAGCCATTAAATGTTATCTGTCAgatcttagagagagagaaattccagTAGAAGTCAATAAATGGTTTGAGGAGAATTTCATGGGTAAACCATTGAAGGCAGTAGTAGTATCCAGAGAGTCAGATGGCCAGATTGGTGTGAAGCTATATGATGGACATATCCAGATAAATCAGAAAATTCTACAATTATTGTCTGAGAATGGGAAAAAGTACACAGAGGAATTGGAGCAtgtgaaaagttgtacagagcaGTCTGCTGAAAATAGTAGGGAagtacacaaagtaaaacctgaTGAAGgtaataaaacaaaagataaaaatACTGAGAGAATTGccttgaaaactgaaataaaacctGAAGTACGTGATGTATCTTTTCAGACTGGTGTTCAAGAGGCTTCTGAAGATAAAGAACAAACTGTGCTTGTTCCACAAAAATTGTGCAGTATGCCCTTTATGCTACCAACATTCCATGGCAATAAAGAGCCAGTTTGTAAAAATGTTATGAATATATCTTTGGAACACAAAGAGAAAAATGCAGATGGAATATTTACTCCTGAATCTCTACTTTGCCCTGTTTTCAATTTGCAGGAAATACCTGTAAATATTATGACTGAATTTTGCACCAACAAACTAAATTATACAGGTCAACAAGAAGGTAGGGTAAGTAGACCCAAATATATCAGTCTTCCTCCACGTAACATTGAGCTGAATTCTCAGTTAGCAGGGTACATTTCCAATATAAATAGCCCATCTAGTTTCTATATTCAGCTCGCAGAGGATGAAAACGTAATCATTCAACTTGCAGAAGAACTAAACGAAGGAAAAATAAATGTAGACCATGAAAATTACCTGAATGAACTTGTGGCAGGGGATCTTGTTTTAGCAGAATATGTAATTGATTGTTTCTTATATAGAGCAGTTATTAAAACAGTTAGATCAGGAAAATCCTATGAGGTAGAATTCATTGACTATGGTAATACAGCAGTTGTGAGTCCATCAAAAATCTACAAAATTCAAGGAAAGTTCTTAACTTTGCCAAGGTTCAGTATCCATTGTTTCCTTAGTAGAGTAAAAAGTACTCATCCTGATAGAAGCTGGAGCAGCAATGATATGTTCTACTTTTCCAGAAAAGTAAATGATAAACAAATTACTTGTGTATTTTTGCAAAAACATGAACAACAGTGGGAGGTAGATATAATTTGTGATGGAAAGTCTGTGGTTAATGAGTTAATGCAGAGACATGACAGCTCAGGATTACAGAACACACCAATGCTAAATATGGAAACTAATACAGAACAAGACATTCCAGTCACAAATGCAGATCCTGAAGATGAGGAACTAAGAAAGAACTCTAGAGTTCATAACAAATATGAGGCTGTTGAGACTAGAAACAACTCTGAAATCCTCTCTAAAATCCCTAACCAAGAGCTAAATCCTGGACAACTAGAAATGGCAGAAATAATtcatatttcaaaatgtagaaatTTCCATGTAAAATTAATGAGAAATAGGCAAACATTTTCGGATTTAAATGTAATGGTTGCCAAAGAAGCAAAGAGAAACCGTTTGATTGCAGTAGAAAATATTCAAGAAGGATTGGAATGCTTGACAAAATCTAAAAACACCTTGAAGTGGTACCGATCAAAAGTGATGAAGCTAATTAGTGAGGAGAAAATGTTAGTTTTCTTCATGGATCGTGGTAGATGTGAAATGGTATCCTTGCGTAATACAAAAATGCTCAGTAATGAGATCAAGTGTATTCCTAAACAAGCCATATTATGTAAATGGATTTGGATTAAAAATTCAGGTAAAATGTCATGTGACTATGTGATAAATAAAATTGCATATCGTGAAATAAAGCTCCTGTTTCTGAGATACTTGGAATCTTCTTGTATCTGGGAAGTAGATATCTTAGTAGATGGGATTCTACTTTTGGAATATTTGAATCAGATCTCTGGGCAAGGCAAGATCAACAAACCTAATTGTACAGAAAGTGCAAATAACGTGGCTTCTAAGACATCTGTACTGTCTTTTAGAATAAATTCAATTACATGGGCACTGCTCCAAAGTGGTAATCAATACCTTGGATTTGCAACTACAGTTACTGATCCTTCAAACTTCTCTATTCAATTAGAAGACTTATTTGACACTATGAAAACCTTGTTTATGCTACTTTCTGACCTTCCAGGCAATTTGCCAACTTTGCCACAGGACCTTGTGACTCCTGGTGCAAGTTGTTTGATCAAGTTTGGGTTGGAAGCACAGTGGAACAGGGTAGAAGTTTCTGAAATTTCAACTCAGTCTGTTGTTCTAATGTTTATTGATTATGGCTTTCCTGCATATATTCCCTACTCAGATATTGACAAACTGAAAGTTGTTCCAGAAGAACTTATTTGTTTACCACGATTATCTTACTCTTGCTTCTTATCTGGTGTGATTCCTGCTAAAGGGGAACACTGGAGTGATGAAGCTAAGCTTGTGTTTCAGGAATTTCTATGTAAACAAGGCCTGATTTTCCAGTTTAAGCAGTATGGTTCTGGAATGAAACTAGAGGTAGATGTTCTGTGTGAGCAGAGTAATCTAGCAGATACCTTGGTTGCAGCTGGTCATGCTATCTACTGTAAAAGTACATGCTGCCTTCTTGGACATGATAATACAAAACCAATTGAACCATGTTCACAACTTCAAAGTGAAGCACAGCAATCACTTTTTCTGCAAATTTCCGAAGCAAAACATAGCTGTACTGAAAGGAGTTTCTTGGTACGTAAAAAAGAGAATGCACAGCAGCAAACACCAGATCTGCAACATAGAAATGCCCATGGTACAGTTTCAAGAAGTAATTCTACCACTAAAGCACATTCTAGAAAACGTCCCTGGAAGAAACCAAGTTCATATAGTTATGGCAAAAATACTGCAAACGATGAACTTAAGTGTGACAAAAATTTATTTATGCAATTTTCGGATGATAAGAAATGTAACACCATTTCCACAGAAAGTCTTACTGAAAATCTGCCTCCAGAAGCAATGAATGAGACATGTGACTCTGCTGACATGAACACCAGAATGAGGGAAATGAAGATTAGTAAAGAGGTGGCATCAAAAGAATATATGAATA ATACAGAAGGATTGGATAATGTCCTGCCACCTGGGGAAAATAAAGGATATGAAAGCTTCTCATTACATCAACTAGAATTTAACTTCTCTTGCTGCCATTGGTAA